The DNA window CGACGGGGCACGCTGCAAGTTGCAGCCACTGGAGGCGAGTTCGTCGTTTTTCGCTAAGAACAAGATTTGCTGAGAGCGATGTGGATGCTTCGCATGGTGCGGAGGATCGAATTTTTACGTACAGATCACTTCAATCTGATTTTTAGGAGAGTTACATGAATTCACGACGACAGGATCGGCGTGGTTTTACGCTGGTGGAGTTGCTGGTGGTGATTGCCATCATCGGTGTGTTGGTCGGGTTACTGTTGCCTGCGGTTCAGGCAGCGCGCGAAGCAGCTCGTCGAATGAGTTGCAGCAACAACGTCAAGCAGATTGGCTTGGCACTTCACAATTATCACTCGGCATTCGGGCAATGTCCGACTCAAGCCGGTGGTACGTTTTTGGACAACACTAACGGCGGTAACAACAACCGTCGTCGGCTAAGCTGGTTGATTCCGATGACGCCGTTCATCGAACAGCAAGCGTTGTGGGAGCAGATCAACAATCCTTTTGACCGCGATGCGGATGGTGTCGTTGATTACCCTGCGATGGGTCCTGAGCCTTGGAATACCAATTACGATCCATGGATGACCGAGATCCCTGGATTCCGTTGCCCAAGCGATCCCGGTTCGGGCGCTCCAGCGATGGCACGCACCAACTATGCGGCTTGCATTGGCGACAGCACGGACTGGGTCAACTGGGGTTTCTGGCGTTGGGAAAGCAACAGCTGGAATCAAGGTCACATCAACTCAGCCAACGCCGCGAACCGTGGCTT is part of the Novipirellula artificiosorum genome and encodes:
- a CDS encoding DUF1559 domain-containing protein, which codes for MNSRRQDRRGFTLVELLVVIAIIGVLVGLLLPAVQAAREAARRMSCSNNVKQIGLALHNYHSAFGQCPTQAGGTFLDNTNGGNNNRRRLSWLIPMTPFIEQQALWEQINNPFDRDADGVVDYPAMGPEPWNTNYDPWMTEIPGFRCPSDPGSGAPAMARTNYAACIGDSTDWVNWGFWRWESNSWNQGHINSANAANRGFFYPRKAMKFRDILDGLSNTVAVGEIATGLGDRDIRTDPYYGIGWNAIHNNPSACADAGGLIDSLRPQYWDAAVGDTANPGLRSNGWKRGYRWSDSVPVYTCFTTMTAPNREVCMGGSGDFDTGSEPPSSRHQGGVHVLMGDGAVKFITDSIEAGNSRAPVVKVNSINPPGSKSPYGLWGALGTRASKESVQGEF